In Microvenator marinus, one genomic interval encodes:
- a CDS encoding FtsX-like permease family protein yields MKTSRLIELVRQSVRRNRLDFVLSSIGIAIGIGTLIFFTALGVGVRTTVLEKIFVITQIEVVKPSFDVGGFQTEGLFGGKKLNDRLVTQLQRIPGVAGVYPRMRLTFPSSVRGGKEILGKDMVTELIADGIPAELVTLEEGADHEFKDWEAISCEADSACPQSYSCVEGTCQGNTCDSDAECEGGTYCEASAKICAMPIPVIISPSLLEIYNGSIQTAMGGARGALSKLPKLSESALIGFQMEGVFGRSFLGSSKSAKLNTRKMRLVGFSDKALGLGVTMPLGYVERLNAEIGGEESSQEFHSILVEATSNDEVANIALEVTEGLGYALSSKYQNAERAGLLILLITLIFNLVSFIFLAIAAINIMHTFMMIILERKRELALMRAVGATRASIRGLVLGEAILLGFAGALAGIVLSLSVSAFVDYALGAWVRPFPYKPESLFVYEWWMFALALAVSLFFCALGALLPAIRASRIEPAQALAGH; encoded by the coding sequence ATGAAAACCAGCCGACTCATAGAGCTCGTGCGACAATCCGTACGTCGAAACCGTCTCGATTTTGTGCTCTCCAGCATTGGAATCGCAATCGGTATCGGAACGCTGATCTTCTTCACCGCACTTGGTGTCGGGGTGCGAACGACCGTGCTCGAGAAGATCTTTGTCATCACCCAGATCGAGGTCGTCAAACCTTCGTTTGACGTCGGAGGGTTTCAAACCGAAGGCCTCTTCGGTGGTAAAAAGCTCAATGACCGCCTCGTGACTCAACTCCAGCGAATTCCTGGCGTCGCAGGCGTTTACCCCCGCATGCGCCTGACCTTTCCGTCGAGCGTCCGAGGCGGCAAAGAGATACTCGGCAAGGATATGGTCACCGAGCTCATCGCCGACGGTATCCCTGCCGAACTCGTCACACTCGAAGAAGGTGCCGACCACGAGTTCAAAGACTGGGAAGCCATCTCATGCGAGGCCGATAGCGCCTGCCCTCAGAGCTATTCGTGTGTTGAAGGGACGTGCCAGGGCAATACGTGTGATTCAGACGCCGAATGCGAGGGCGGCACCTATTGTGAGGCCAGCGCCAAAATCTGCGCCATGCCTATCCCCGTCATCATTTCGCCTTCCTTGCTCGAGATCTATAACGGGTCCATTCAAACTGCGATGGGTGGCGCACGAGGCGCACTCTCCAAACTACCAAAACTCTCGGAGTCAGCGCTCATCGGCTTTCAAATGGAGGGCGTGTTTGGCCGAAGTTTCCTCGGGAGCTCCAAAAGCGCAAAGCTCAATACGCGAAAAATGAGACTCGTCGGGTTCTCGGATAAGGCGCTCGGGCTCGGAGTCACTATGCCTCTTGGCTATGTAGAGCGCCTCAATGCCGAAATCGGGGGCGAAGAAAGCAGCCAAGAATTTCACTCGATTTTGGTCGAGGCGACCTCCAACGACGAAGTCGCCAACATCGCGCTCGAAGTCACCGAAGGTCTGGGCTACGCGCTCTCTTCCAAGTACCAAAACGCTGAGCGTGCAGGCCTCCTGATTTTGCTCATCACCCTGATTTTTAACCTCGTGAGCTTCATCTTTTTGGCCATCGCAGCCATCAACATCATGCATACCTTCATGATGATAATTCTCGAGAGAAAGCGAGAACTCGCTTTGATGAGAGCCGTGGGCGCTACCCGCGCTTCAATTCGCGGATTGGTCCTTGGCGAAGCGATACTCCTTGGTTTTGCTGGCGCACTCGCGGGCATTGTCCTTAGCCTCTCGGTATCAGCGTTTGTAGACTACGCGCTTGGAGCATGGGTCCGACCGTTCCCGTACAAGCCGGAGTCCCTCTTTGTCTATGAGTGGTGGATGTTCGCACTCGCGCTCGCCGTCTCGCTCTTTTTCTGCGCGCTGGGCGCTCTTTTGCCAGCTATCCGAGCCAGTCGGATAGAGCCTGCACAGGCGCTCGCT